The genome window CAGTTTGTAGACACTTAACGGCCATCGCTGTGGATGGATCGGACTTGTTTGGCGCAAATTAACACATTTATTAATGCCCCACAATttgttgcataaatatttatcgaaaagtcgcaggcaggcaggcagcagtaacattaaaaatttctcgtttattttcatattcatatacatttataatcgtaataataatcataataataataataatcatcgTAATACTCGTAagtgtaataataattgtaataatagaCAAAGtttatcacacacacatatgatATGGCTCGCAGGcaggcgcacacacacacttgcatacacacacactcgtacacacacactcgcacacacattcgcTTAGCAACACAGACAGAGgatacacagacacatacacgTACAGCATTTGAGATTAAAATAGCGcgatttattttcgtttttcattcttgttgtattatttatgcctgtattttttgctttttgatttttgatatttaatttgatttattttagcTAGTTGTTAGGAAGAGTGCGCCTGCAAGCAGCTTGAGATGGGGCTTCAAAGCGTCTCCCTCAGTCCACcttcgagagagagagacacctTATAAATTCGCTAAATGGCTGCTGGACATGACCAGGTTTGCTtttgacgtcgacgtcgacgtctgttctctgcagcagctgctgaggAAGCTAaacgccaacagcagcagcagcgaggccagagcacagctgctgctgagcatTAAGGTGCCAGCGGCATGTCCTTGCAGTGGCAATTGCTCGGACTCGAGACACAGCCGGAACTCGTCGTAGTCCAGGCGCGTGATGGCGCAATAATGATTGAGCATGCAGAGACCCTGACAGGCGGCATTCGATTGAAATCTCACGGCATTGGCACGTTGATATCTGTTAAAGAGAAGCAAAGGAAACATAAGCATATGTGTTTGAACCTAACTAGGAATTATTacacaaagaaataaaacagTACAAATCGTTTTACAAAACTCTTAAATTGCACGAttgattttaacattttcttattCCTAAAGTATTTAACTATCTTTCATACAGTTCAAAATGAGACCAAATTTCCTAAATCAAGAATTATgtgctttaaattaaaactgtttcattcattcttaattttgattgaaatAGGTATGATTTCtgcttcatttaatttaaattactttacaaactataaaaaagaaaatataaataaatgttattgagCAAATTTGGAAACTTCCGAATTTAAATCTGGGGCTGACCTTGATAGCTTTGTGATAGAACATGAAGCGTATTATTTTACAAGCGCCGGAGATCCTGGGTTCAAGGCTTGGTTGGTTTCcgaaataaaatacttttgaaacTTCGaagcaatattaaaatataaaactgggtaacaattacaaataatattaaattataaataatattaaattagatATCGTTctcaaaaataaagcaaagtttttaaaaaaaagttttcttttagaACTTTTTTATATGCTTAAATGAAGcacaataatttttaattgttctTAAAAGAGTTGAGTCGATGGCCTAAGTAACTAGCACTCCCTtcttttagtattatattatttttgtataataattagtcacgtaaataaataaataactaatgTTCTTAAATGAATTCTAAAAAGCGTgctaaattatttgaaatttctcAAATCAAGAGTTATAAAAAAAGTTCTTAACTATAGAGTTTCATATTTGAATCAAAAATTTTCAGACTTGCTACGTTTTAACATCCCAAATTCttgatttttaattcaataataaaagttctaggcttttctctcagtgtaccTTGTAAACCACGAGGCATCTTTGCCGGTGAAACGCTCGGCAAAGTTGTGCAGCGCTATGGCCGAGATGTCGGCCAACCCATAATAGTGCGTCAGATTGTATTCCGGCTGCCAGAGAGGTTCATGAGCTCGATTTGCTAGAGGCAAGTCCAACCAGTACTGCGTATAGTCTAGCACTTGGCCGCTGCCCGTGTCGAATTTGTAGAGACGCAGCGCTGGATTGTTGGAGCCTCCAATGCCCTCCTTTCGAGGGACCACCGAAGGCGCTATCATCAGCCATGAGATGGGCGTGCCTGCGAGCGAAACAGTTGCAGAAGGTTCCGTAGAGAGAGAAGATTGCTTTTGCTTACCTTGCTCATCGTAGATGAGTCGAAAGGTGTCCGAGTGCAGATGGCCAAAGAATTGTCCCTGTATCACCGAGGCGTACTTCCTCACCGTGTCCAAGTAGCGTTTGTTGTTCCGCTCCGTAAATATCAGCTGGCCACTGTGCTGAGGTCCCAGCTGACGCTCGTCCACGCCAGGAGGCATGTGACCCACAATGTAGACCTGGCGGGGGAAAAGAAAATGAGAGTGAGGAgaagcatttgaaatttaagaaaattgtattgtaGATAGGAGAGAAATGGAATGAATTTGTGTATGGATGTAGCCATTTCGCTTTAGAAATTTAAAGAGCTATCTTCTATATTATactttattcattattatattcttCTTATACTTCATTCATTACAATCTTCTTACATTGACCAAGTCACCGAAGCGAACAAGCCCAATTGTTTCGAATGAACTTTTAGCTCTTTCCGATGTtccctttttttctttcccaCCTGCTGGTGAACTTATATCATTTAGTGCCTCGTCTGCTCATCTCTCGGGATGGTTCAAGAAATTCAATCTTTACAACCCTCTATCGAAATCATTAGTCCTTTAACTATTGAGAAATCGCCTTCAGCTTCTAATCTAGTTGTTCAAAAAACACGTTTGTCTACTGCTATTGTTTTTGAACTACGattaaaagcttttatttttgataaattccaaaagcattttttatttcaaaaatactaaatttattcCACTCTTCAATATAGTTGAAGAGAGGAATTCAGGAAAACTGAATTTCACGATCGAATCTTATAGTTCACGTTTTGTATACTTCAGGCCAACTAATATGATACCGTTTAGGTTTTGTCACTAAATAAgtcttttaatatatttcattcagtGAAagatatcaaaaataaatttgatatatatttatcaatatgTTTCCATTCTTTGGATGTTCTAAGAAAAATGTAATCATCAAATTCCGCTAACTGCCCAGCAGGGAAATGGATCATTTACAACAAATTCTAACATTAATTTTCTGCCATTCTGAATtaaacttatatttattttcatcttcacaaaactataaaattttatattatcaccaaaatatatttttcacaattaatgtattatttattaatcattattttgatttatagcagcatttgttatatttgttggcattttaaAGTGTCTATAAATTAGCTAAATAGCATTTGCTTTGCCAAACAAAATGTGGAGCGCCAAAGCGTTCGTGCGTTAGATTTAGATTTGCTTTCCATAaagcaacaaatatttgcaaaataatatcaaatgaaatgcagaCATTCTGACATTCCATTAAACTaatgtcatttaaatatatgaaatgtagataacattttattttaactattttgctgtttatatatattcatagtcattttggaatttatataattttctcttagttatacattttaaatatattaatattatttatatttgatttaaactGAATGCCTTTTGCAATCGGCGCTTtagaaaaaaaagtttgtgTTAATTAGAATTCATTGTTTTCTGTATACAGAGAacaaaaaatctagattgagAAGTAGATAGTAAATCTTGATTGGAGATTTTAtcttcttggttcaattttaagatttttcgATACTAGAAACAAGATAATTatctttaatttcaatattgggcaatttaaatttttttagcAGGATTTCATTCTTGATGTAAGATTTAATCTTCTTGGTTCAATTGAGTTTTTttcgtataatttttttttttgtataatttcgatcttgatttaagactAAAACTTCTTAGTATCATTTTAATAACAtacaatcttttttttttcttttagattttcCTTCGttcaattttaagatttttcgATACTAAAATAGatcttgaatttcaagattagacaatataaattttttaaaattttaaaataaatcttctTATTTCAATTGAGATTTTTTCATTCGTGAAACAAGGTTATAAACACGATTGAGCATTgtagattttttttgtagaatttcgatcttgatttaagactAAACtttcttggttcaattttgataTTAGACAACCTTGTTTCACTTTATTCTTGATGTTAActcgttttttctttctgtgtactACTCACCGTCTCCTGCTTCTGCTTCGCCTTGCTGAGCACCTCGTCCAACCAGAGCCACTGCTGCTCAGCCAGCAGCTGATCCTGAGCAGACATGGTGCTGCTCGCAGCATTGGGTTCGCCATAGTATTCGTTATGCCACCGCAGACTGTGCGACATCCTTGGCTCTGGCTCGTGATCGAACCGCATAAAGTTGGTGTTGAGGGCAACGATGCGCAGGCGACTCTTTGTCTGTTCGATGGAGTAATATCCGCCTTGTTCGAAGGTGTTGAGTGCCTCAGTGGGCAGCCAATGGCGCCAGAGTTCACCCATCTGCTTGTACTTCTgctggctgttgctgctgctgccatccTCGTGGCCCAGCACCGGGAAGATGAACGGAGCCGAGAAACTGCGTCCCAGCAACTCGGTGATGTTGCGTAGAATTTCGTGTTGCTTCTGCTCGGACAATGGTTGAGCTGAGTGAGATAGAGCATCGCCTGTCCAGAGCACAAACTCCACGTTGTCGCCTTGTTTGGCCTTCATGGTTTTGACTGCCGATTCCACCAGACTCCAGGGACTGTCGCAGTTGTAGTTGCCAAAGGGACCCGGCGACTCCATGGACTGTGGAGCTGTTGAAGCCCCGGGACGCGACAGCTGCCAGCAGCTTCTGTAGACGTCGCCCTGCGTGGAGTACAAAGTGTCCAGATGCAGGTCGCTGATGTGCCAGAAGTAGCctgcaaaaagagagagagagagaatatgAATTTAAAGAGAAGCAGAAATCGATAAAGTGGAAGATTTTAGGTACTAGGGATTAGTGCTGGGCAATTCCGGGATGGGAAAGACCACGATTCGAGGAGCATTTGCATGCCGGCTGTGTTGTAAAAACCCTGACAAACATTTTGCGGCCATCGGATTGGTTGACTGACCTGAACTGAACTATGTTTCTACTCTTCGACTACCTGAGTGTGAAGTCAAGAGGTCACTGCGAGGTGTTGAGTTGATCGAAATGCGAGTTGCAAAATCAGTTGGCGTTGGCATGCGCTTTGAACAGTAGTTgaatataaatcaatattcGTGAGTCGTTAGAGTCGAGCGAGAGAGGATAAGTATAAGTCCGGTTAGTCTGTGCACAACGAGTTGTTCAGCTTAGACGCGGAGTACTTGCATGACGGCAAAATGAGCTTGCGATTGGGTCTCTCCCTGCTGCTAATGTTCGGCATGTCGCAGCTGATGCAGCAGGTGGATGCCAGGAAACTTTGCGGCGATGCACTCAATAACGCCCTTGACGTGATTTGTTCTTCTGGATTCCCCCTTAGGATCCCACGCGACAGTAAGCACACTTTACATCTCTTAATCTCGAAACTCTTTTAAGTGACAATCTCCATTTCATTCCTTGTAGCGGACAGACAACAAAGTCCCGAGAAGGCGCTGCTCCGCAAGTGGCGTCTCTTGGccttgcaactgcaattggaTCAACCGGAAAATGATGAAAAGGATGATGAAGCTCCTGTCGCTGCCATAGACGAAGGCAGCGAACGGAAGCTACATCGTCCAAGGCGCGAGGGACGCATTATCGACGATTGCTGCGAGAATGGATGCACCTACGATACTCTCCGGTTATACTGTGCCTAAGGAGCCCCACCTTCCACCTCCCACCTTTGAGATCTACCCGCTGCGAGAAGTCCCGAGAAACATAAAAGGAACACCAAAAGGAACTTGCGTTTTGCaaattcatttacatttacttaCACTTAACGGAAAAAGCTCCCCcaaaaacatttacatttaatattaataattccCAATGTCTTATTGTAATATTTCATGGACGCAATAAAGTTACTCGATaacaatagcaaaacaaaaggtTTAACTTCGTTTgtccaaaataaaaagtaagaaaaatcCCCTCAACGAGAGAAAATTCCTCTCCCCCCCCCTTACCCCATGGGGTTGGTTTCACGTCAATGCGAATGCTTTGCCCTTGCATTCTCGgaacaataatgaaaatattgaatttttaattagatgACGCTGTGTTTttcaaccaaaacaacaagtGGGGAGGCCAACAACGACTGCCGAATGTTCTAAAAAGTGGAGAATACTTGATGTTCTATGTAGTACAATTCTTCTTTAAATATTACTTTATAACATATATAAGAAGGATTTTCGAAAGAATGATGAATATTTCAAGATATTTTATTCCCCAAAACTACAAGTGGAGCCTAAAcgaagaaaatgtttaaaaatctGTATAATACTTGATGTTATATGTagtaatattttgttgattaagTTTTAAGGAAAGGGAGataaatattgaaagaaatttTACCCCAACAATGACTGCCCGATGTTTTAGAAACTGTCGAATTCTTGAGATGAATAATTTCGAAACAAAGaaagtttcatttttataaatcttTTATTTCCCATAACTACAAGTGGAAGTAAACGAAGAAAGGGTTCTAAAatctgcaaaatatataattttatgtgTAGTAATAGTTGGTTgattaatttgaaaagaatGTGAGATGAATATTGCAAGATATTTTATGTAGTAATATTTAGTTGATTACTTTCGAATGAAAATGAGATAAATATTGGAAGAAACG of Drosophila nasuta strain 15112-1781.00 chromosome 3, ASM2355853v1, whole genome shotgun sequence contains these proteins:
- the LOC132792869 gene encoding probable insulin-like peptide 4, which encodes MSLRLGLSLLLMFGMSQLMQQVDARKLCGDALNNALDVICSSGFPLRIPRDTDRQQSPEKALLRKWRLLALQLQLDQPENDEKDDEAPVAAIDEGSERKLHRPRREGRIIDDCCENGCTYDTLRLYCA
- the LOC132791080 gene encoding acid sphingomyelinase-like phosphodiesterase 3b, coding for MTNFSFSWLLTALLALLWMPDVANARIGYFWHISDLHLDTLYSTQGDVYRSCWQLSRPGASTAPQSMESPGPFGNYNCDSPWSLVESAVKTMKAKQGDNVEFVLWTGDALSHSAQPLSEQKQHEILRNITELLGRSFSAPFIFPVLGHEDGSSSNSQQKYKQMGELWRHWLPTEALNTFEQGGYYSIEQTKSRLRIVALNTNFMRFDHEPEPRMSHSLRWHNEYYGEPNAASSTMSAQDQLLAEQQWLWLDEVLSKAKQKQETVYIVGHMPPGVDERQLGPQHSGQLIFTERNNKRYLDTVRKYASVIQGQFFGHLHSDTFRLIYDEQGTPISWLMIAPSVVPRKEGIGGSNNPALRLYKFDTGSGQVLDYTQYWLDLPLANRAHEPLWQPEYNLTHYYGLADISAIALHNFAERFTGKDASWFTRYQRANAVRFQSNAACQGLCMLNHYCAITRLDYDEFRLCLESEQLPLQGHAAGTLMLSSSCALASLLLLLAFSFLSSCCREQTSTSTSKANLVMSSSHLANL